One genomic window of Daphnia pulex isolate KAP4 chromosome 10, ASM2113471v1 includes the following:
- the LOC124205900 gene encoding uncharacterized protein LOC124205900, translated as MAGIDGQKAPKTSGLLMLGSILSFIKLMLLVMSFASPHWLVSWQDTYSPFKNMGLWEFCFSRFRYPNYQFDDLFDGCHYVFSKTYFVIWEWLLPGWLMAVQAFMTLALIFCCSAHIGSTMLLVRWPLNFTFRHQWQILSVCTILNGLTTLCLFLSVAVFGGQCWRRDWMLYPNFNYLSWSYAFAVIAMFVGMAATACFYFDAKRTVERKKASSNLVVQMQSHGSQIYI; from the exons ATGGCTGGAATTGATGGCCAGAAGGCTCCCAAAACATCAG GTCTACTGATGTTGGGGTCCATTCTGTCTTTTATCAAACTTATGCTCTTGGTTATGTCTTTTGCCAG TCCTCACTGGCTAGTCTCATGGCAAGACACTTACAGCCCATTCAAGAACATGGGTCTCTGGGAATTCTGCTTCAGCAGATTTCGCTACCCAAATTACCAATTTGATGATCTCTTTGACGGTTGCCACTATGTCTTTAGCAAGACATATTTCGTCATCTGGGAATGGTTACTACCAG GTTGGTTGATGGCAGTGCAGGCTTTTATGACCTTGGCTTTGATATTCTGCTGCTCTGCACACATTGGGTCCACCATGCTCCTTGTGCGCTGGCCCCTCAACTTCACATTCCGACACCAGTGGCAGATCCTCTCTGTCTGCACCATCCTGAATGGATTGACAACCTTGTGTCTGTTCCTATCTGTGGCCGTTTTCGGTGGCCAGTGCTGGAGACGCGATTGGATGCTCTACCCCAATTTCAACTACCTCTCCTGGTCCTACGCATTTGCCGTCATCGCCATGTTCGTTGGAATGGCCGCCACGGCGTGTTTCTACTTT GACGCCAAGAGGACAGTGGAACGCAAGAAGGCCAGCAGTAACCTGGTTGTGCAAATGCAATCGCACGGCAGCcaaatttacatttaa